From a region of the Myroides sp. JBRI-B21084 genome:
- the pheS gene encoding phenylalanine--tRNA ligase subunit alpha, with translation MIDKIKELIGEAEAFTTSDKDTLEAFRIKFISKKGLINEIFAEFKNVPNEQKKAFGQAINSLKNAVESKIKNIQDDLESKEEAIGLYGDLTRPGTPINLGARHPISLVKNQVIDVFSNIGFNVSEGPEIEDDWHNFEALNFPAHHPARDMQDTFFVQMNPDYLLRTHTSSVQVRYMENNQPPIRTISPGRVFRNEAISSRSHCIFHQVEGLYIDKDVSFADLKQTLLYFTKEMFGKSKIRLRPSYFPFTEPSAEVDVYWGLKTETDYRITKGTGWLEIMGCGMVDPNVLKASNINPEEYSGFAFGMGLERMAMLLYQIGDIRMYFENDVRFLEQFKANF, from the coding sequence ATGATAGACAAAATTAAAGAACTTATTGGCGAAGCAGAAGCTTTTACCACTAGCGATAAAGATACTTTAGAGGCTTTTAGAATTAAGTTTATTTCTAAAAAAGGATTGATTAATGAAATTTTTGCCGAATTTAAAAACGTGCCAAACGAACAAAAAAAAGCATTTGGCCAAGCAATTAATTCATTAAAAAATGCGGTTGAAAGTAAAATTAAAAACATTCAAGACGATTTAGAATCTAAAGAAGAAGCAATTGGTTTGTATGGTGATTTAACACGCCCTGGAACACCAATTAATTTAGGTGCGCGTCACCCAATATCGTTAGTGAAAAATCAGGTAATCGATGTGTTTTCTAACATTGGTTTTAACGTATCCGAAGGTCCTGAAATTGAAGACGATTGGCATAATTTTGAAGCATTAAACTTTCCAGCGCATCACCCAGCACGTGATATGCAAGACACGTTTTTTGTGCAAATGAACCCCGATTATTTATTGCGTACGCATACATCATCGGTTCAAGTGCGCTATATGGAAAACAACCAACCGCCTATTAGAACCATTTCGCCGGGACGTGTTTTTAGAAACGAAGCCATTTCGTCGCGTTCGCACTGCATCTTTCATCAAGTAGAAGGTTTGTATATTGATAAAGACGTATCGTTTGCCGATTTAAAACAAACGTTGTTGTATTTCACAAAAGAAATGTTTGGAAAATCAAAAATTCGTTTACGTCCATCGTATTTTCCATTTACCGAACCAAGTGCCGAGGTAGATGTGTATTGGGGTTTAAAAACCGAAACCGATTACCGTATTACAAAAGGAACCGGTTGGTTAGAAATTATGGGTTGTGGTATGGTAGATCCTAACGTACTAAAAGCATCAAACATAAACCCTGAAGAATACTCGGGTTTTGCATTTGGTATGGGGTTAGAGCGTATGGCTATGCTATTGTACCAAATTGGCGATATACGCATGTATTTTGAAAACGATGTTCGCTTTTTAGAACAATTTAAAGCAAACTTTTAA